One Janthinobacterium sp. TB1-E2 genomic region harbors:
- a CDS encoding M48 family metallopeptidase, with product MPGFRHLIPAPTSLRRLATPLLLASAAILAGCTTPMTNVSGPFNVVPAPDAPAPTAQQKAAQEELVKMVALQDRLSKVSAPLLINNADLCKTYARNLLGFTAQNKYSYPGIYADAAQAALGYGEQMQVSGVLPGSGAARAGLRKGDGLLAAEGKPLPAGPKAEGPFGAIVGPLASKSASLNMTIARDGQQQDLKIPVTRACAFRVALGNADNINAYSDGGRIMLTRGMVNAAQNDEGIAFVIAREMAHNILDHARSQRTAGTAGSIIDSLGAVQPDVSMLTGAAGIKAMPQELDVQADTLAIYLLARAGYNVDNAARFWQRLAAQVPATVANGYTALHPGTNSRMAAVNRAVIDVRAKQAAKKPLKP from the coding sequence ATGCCAGGTTTCCGCCATCTGATCCCAGCCCCAACTTCGCTGCGCCGATTGGCCACTCCTCTCCTGTTGGCCAGTGCGGCCATCCTCGCTGGTTGCACCACCCCGATGACGAATGTCAGCGGCCCGTTCAACGTCGTGCCGGCGCCCGATGCGCCCGCGCCGACGGCGCAGCAAAAGGCGGCGCAGGAAGAACTGGTGAAGATGGTGGCGCTGCAGGACCGCCTGTCGAAAGTCTCGGCGCCCCTGCTGATCAACAATGCGGATCTGTGCAAGACGTATGCGCGCAACCTGCTGGGCTTCACGGCGCAGAACAAGTATTCCTACCCTGGCATCTATGCCGACGCGGCGCAGGCGGCCCTCGGCTACGGCGAACAGATGCAGGTGTCCGGCGTCTTGCCGGGCAGCGGCGCCGCGCGCGCCGGCTTGCGCAAGGGCGACGGCTTGCTGGCCGCCGAAGGCAAGCCGCTGCCGGCCGGCCCGAAAGCGGAAGGCCCGTTCGGCGCCATCGTCGGCCCGCTGGCCTCGAAAAGCGCGAGCCTGAACATGACCATCGCCCGCGACGGCCAGCAGCAGGACCTCAAAATTCCCGTCACGCGCGCCTGCGCCTTCCGCGTCGCCCTGGGCAATGCGGACAATATCAACGCGTATTCAGACGGCGGACGCATCATGCTCACGCGCGGCATGGTCAACGCGGCGCAAAACGACGAAGGCATCGCCTTCGTGATCGCCCGCGAAATGGCGCACAACATCCTCGACCACGCGCGCAGCCAGCGCACGGCAGGCACGGCAGGCAGCATCATCGACAGCCTGGGCGCTGTGCAGCCCGACGTGTCGATGCTGACGGGCGCCGCCGGCATCAAGGCCATGCCGCAGGAACTCGACGTGCAAGCCGACACCCTGGCCATCTACCTGCTGGCGCGCGCCGGCTACAACGTCGACAACGCCGCGCGCTTCTGGCAGCGCCTGGCCGCGCAAGTGCCGGCGACGGTCGCCAACGGCTACACGGCCCTGCACCCGGGCACCAACTCGCGCATGGCGGCCGTCAACCGCGCCGTCATCGACGTACGCGCAAAGCAGGCGGCGAAGAAGCCGTTGAAGCCTTAA
- the ileS gene encoding isoleucine--tRNA ligase: protein MSDQNKPATPKQNKKPESKYPVNMTETPFPMRGDMAKREPQWVQQWQDKKIYERVRKAAAGRPKFILHDGPPYANGDIHLGHAVNKILKDMVVKSRSLAGFDAPYVPGWDCHGMPIEIQIEKLHGKNLPTAEVLEKARAYANVQVERQKKDFIRLGVLGEWDNPYLTMAHGNEADELRALGKLLEKGYVYRGLKPVNWCFDCQSALAEAEVEYAEKRDPAIDVGFKFAEPAKLAAAFGLPSLPTDNGFIVIWTTTPWTIPSNQALNVHPEVKYALVKAERDGQPLLLILAQDLVVASLARFKLEGTTIATCDGAALAGISFRHPLHASDAFYDRLSPLYLAEYVTTESGTGVVHSAPAYGLDDFISCKAHGMKDDDIIKPVMGDGKFASTLPLFGGMTIWEASKPICNALREAGALFEVKMFDHSYMHCWRHKTPIIYRATSQWFAGMDVTPKDGGATLRETALKGIADTEFFPDWGQARLHGMIANRPDWTLSRQRQWGVPMAFIVHKETGDLHPRTPELLEQVAKLIEKNGIEAWQALDLKDLIGDEAAIYAKNKDTLDVWFDSGATHQTVLGGPQGHGSHSTQLQFPADLYLEGSDQHRGWFHSSLLVSSMLNGRPPYKALLTHGFTVDGEGKKMSKSLGNTLAPQKISDTLGADILRLWIASTDYTGELSISDEILKRVTESYRRIRNTLRFLLANTSDFNPATDAVPVADMFEIDRYALANMASLQTQIENNYARYEFHPVVSKLQTYCSEDLGGFYLDILKDRLYTSGLTSHARRSAQTALWHITQSLLRLMAPALSFTAEEAWAVFAGSEAYAASDETIFTQTWWQLPEVADAAGLLEKYTALRAVRTDVTKQLEDLRTSGAIGSSLQAELTIKAAPMKYKLLTTLGEDLKFVFITSQATVAEVADEAAEEVVVAASTAPKCERCWHYRADVGTDAAHATLCGRCVSNLFGAGEKRRFA from the coding sequence ATGTCCGATCAAAACAAGCCAGCCACGCCCAAGCAAAACAAGAAGCCTGAAAGCAAATACCCGGTCAACATGACGGAAACCCCGTTCCCGATGCGCGGCGACATGGCCAAGCGCGAGCCGCAATGGGTACAGCAATGGCAAGACAAGAAAATCTACGAACGCGTGCGTAAGGCCGCCGCCGGCCGTCCGAAATTCATCCTGCATGACGGCCCGCCGTACGCGAATGGCGATATCCACCTGGGCCACGCCGTCAACAAGATCCTCAAGGACATGGTCGTCAAATCGCGCTCGCTGGCCGGCTTCGACGCGCCCTATGTACCGGGCTGGGATTGCCACGGCATGCCGATCGAGATCCAGATCGAAAAACTGCACGGCAAGAACCTGCCTACGGCCGAAGTGCTGGAAAAAGCGCGCGCCTACGCCAACGTGCAGGTCGAGCGCCAGAAGAAAGACTTTATCCGCCTGGGCGTGCTGGGCGAGTGGGACAACCCCTACCTGACGATGGCGCACGGCAATGAAGCGGACGAATTGCGCGCGCTGGGCAAGCTGCTGGAAAAAGGCTATGTCTACCGCGGCCTGAAACCGGTCAACTGGTGCTTCGACTGCCAGTCGGCGCTGGCCGAAGCGGAAGTGGAATACGCGGAAAAACGCGATCCCGCCATCGATGTCGGCTTCAAGTTCGCCGAGCCGGCCAAACTGGCGGCCGCCTTCGGCCTGCCATCGCTGCCGACCGATAACGGTTTCATCGTCATCTGGACCACGACGCCGTGGACCATCCCGTCGAACCAGGCGCTGAACGTGCACCCGGAAGTCAAATACGCGCTGGTGAAAGCCGAGCGCGATGGCCAGCCATTGCTGCTGATCCTGGCGCAAGACCTGGTCGTGGCCAGCCTGGCGCGCTTCAAGCTCGAAGGCACGACGATCGCCACCTGCGACGGCGCGGCCCTGGCCGGCATCAGCTTCCGCCACCCGCTGCATGCGAGCGACGCTTTCTATGACCGCCTGTCGCCCTTGTACCTGGCCGAATACGTGACCACGGAAAGCGGCACGGGCGTGGTGCACTCGGCGCCAGCCTACGGCCTGGACGACTTCATCTCGTGCAAGGCGCACGGCATGAAGGACGACGACATCATCAAGCCCGTCATGGGCGACGGCAAGTTCGCCTCGACACTGCCCCTGTTCGGCGGCATGACCATCTGGGAAGCGTCGAAGCCGATCTGCAACGCCTTGCGCGAAGCGGGCGCGCTGTTCGAAGTCAAGATGTTCGACCACAGCTACATGCATTGCTGGCGCCATAAGACGCCGATCATCTACCGCGCCACCTCGCAGTGGTTCGCCGGCATGGACGTGACGCCGAAAGACGGCGGCGCGACCCTGCGCGAGACGGCCCTGAAAGGCATCGCCGACACCGAGTTCTTCCCGGACTGGGGCCAGGCGCGCCTGCACGGCATGATCGCCAACCGTCCCGACTGGACCCTGTCGCGCCAGCGCCAGTGGGGTGTGCCGATGGCCTTCATCGTGCACAAGGAAACGGGCGACCTGCATCCGCGCACGCCGGAACTGCTGGAGCAAGTGGCCAAGCTGATCGAAAAGAACGGCATCGAGGCATGGCAGGCGCTCGATCTGAAAGACCTGATCGGCGACGAAGCGGCCATCTACGCCAAGAACAAGGACACGCTGGACGTGTGGTTCGATTCCGGCGCCACGCACCAGACGGTGCTGGGCGGCCCGCAAGGCCACGGTTCGCACTCGACGCAGCTGCAATTCCCGGCCGACCTGTACCTGGAAGGCTCGGACCAGCATCGCGGCTGGTTCCACTCGTCGCTGCTCGTGTCGTCGATGCTGAACGGCCGTCCGCCGTACAAGGCCCTGCTGACGCACGGCTTCACGGTCGATGGCGAAGGCAAGAAGATGTCTAAGTCGCTGGGCAACACGCTGGCGCCGCAAAAGATCTCGGACACCCTGGGCGCGGACATCCTGCGCCTGTGGATCGCCTCGACCGACTACACGGGCGAGCTGTCGATCTCCGACGAGATCCTCAAACGCGTGACGGAATCGTACCGCCGCATCCGCAACACCCTGCGCTTCCTGCTGGCCAATACGTCGGACTTCAATCCGGCCACGGACGCCGTGCCGGTGGCGGACATGTTCGAAATCGACCGCTATGCGCTGGCCAACATGGCATCGCTGCAAACGCAGATCGAGAACAATTACGCGCGCTACGAGTTCCACCCGGTCGTGTCGAAGCTGCAGACGTACTGCTCGGAAGACCTGGGCGGCTTCTACCTGGACATCTTGAAGGACCGTTTGTACACCTCGGGCCTGACGTCGCATGCGCGCCGTTCGGCGCAGACGGCCCTGTGGCACATCACGCAAAGCCTGCTGCGCCTGATGGCTCCGGCCCTGTCGTTCACGGCCGAAGAAGCATGGGCTGTCTTCGCAGGAAGCGAAGCCTATGCCGCCAGCGATGAAACCATCTTCACGCAAACGTGGTGGCAGCTGCCGGAAGTGGCGGATGCCGCCGGCCTGCTGGAGAAATACACGGCACTGCGCGCCGTGCGCACGGATGTGACGAAACAGCTGGAAGACTTGCGCACCTCGGGCGCCATCGGTTCGTCGCTGCAGGCGGAACTGACGATCAAGGCCGCGCCGATGAAGTACAAGCTGCTGACCACCCTGGGCGAAGACTTGAAGTTCGTCTTCATCACCTCGCAGGCAACCGTGGCTGAAGTGGCCGACGAAGCGGCAGAAGAGGTGGTCGTGGCCGCGTCGACGGCGCCGAAGTGCGAGCGCTGCTGGCACTACCGTGCGGACGTGGGTACGGACGCCGCGCATGCTACCCTGTGCGGCCGCTGCGTCAGCAATCTGTTTGGCGCGGGCGAGAAACGCCGCTTCGCCTAA
- the dut gene encoding dUTP diphosphatase, protein MKNIDIKILDARMKELLPAYATPGSAGLDLRACIASAITIEAGQTVLIPTGLAIHIGDPSYAAMILPRSGMGHKNGIVLGNLVGLIDSDYQGQLMVSTWNRGQSAFTLNPMERLAQLIIVPVLQVGFNVVEEFGDSERGVGGFGSTGKH, encoded by the coding sequence ATGAAAAATATCGACATCAAGATCCTCGACGCCCGCATGAAAGAACTGCTTCCGGCCTACGCCACGCCCGGCAGCGCCGGTCTGGACCTGCGCGCCTGCATAGCCTCAGCGATCACCATCGAAGCCGGCCAGACCGTGCTCATTCCCACCGGCCTGGCCATCCACATCGGCGACCCGTCGTATGCGGCCATGATCCTGCCGCGCAGCGGCATGGGCCACAAAAACGGCATCGTATTGGGGAATCTGGTAGGCTTGATCGACTCCGATTACCAGGGCCAGCTGATGGTATCGACCTGGAACCGGGGCCAGAGCGCTTTCACGCTCAATCCCATGGAACGCCTGGCGCAACTGATTATCGTGCCGGTGCTGCAAGTGGGCTTTAACGTCGTCGAGGAATTCGGCGACAGCGAACGCGGTGTTGGCGGTTTCGGCAGCACCGGCAAACATTAA
- a CDS encoding RNA polymerase sigma factor, translated as MATQDDSRQLQACLPGLRRYARALAGAAHADDLVQDTVERAWRKLDQRQRGGEMRPWLFSIMHNLHVDQLRRPGLALQELDDDALLPAPERTPGQSIAIGEMDAALARLPLGQREVILLVALEQMPYEQVAATLDIPVGTVMSRLSRGRERLRELLDGRPVGSHGAPTLKVVK; from the coding sequence ATGGCCACGCAAGACGATAGCCGCCAGCTGCAAGCGTGCCTGCCCGGCCTGCGCCGCTATGCGCGCGCGCTGGCGGGTGCCGCGCACGCGGACGACCTGGTGCAGGACACCGTGGAGCGGGCCTGGCGCAAGCTCGATCAGCGGCAGCGCGGCGGCGAGATGCGGCCCTGGCTGTTCTCCATCATGCACAACCTGCACGTGGATCAATTGCGCCGTCCCGGCCTGGCGCTGCAGGAGCTCGACGACGACGCCCTGCTGCCCGCGCCCGAGCGTACGCCGGGGCAGTCCATCGCCATCGGCGAAATGGATGCGGCGCTGGCCCGCTTGCCGCTGGGGCAGCGCGAAGTGATCCTGCTCGTCGCGCTGGAACAGATGCCGTACGAGCAGGTGGCGGCCACCCTGGACATCCCCGTCGGCACCGTGATGTCGCGTTTATCGCGCGGGCGCGAGCGGCTGCGCGAACTGCTCGACGGCCGCCCCGTTGGCAGCCATGGCGCCCCCACCCTGAAAGTCGTGAAATGA
- a CDS encoding anti-sigma factor, translating to MTTQAISEAQLHALADGVLPEEQRAAIDDHLRAHPDDAARVGAWREQNRQLRALFDPVLDEAVPPTLLQATSPAAANGTWQRPAMQAAAAVVLVLAGGMGGWLLRGDAGDSITTSASPLALARSAAIAHAVYTPEVRHPVEVGAEQEAHLVQWLSKRLGTKLQPPALSPLGYRLIGGRLLPGDGDGPVAQFMYEDGGGKRLTLYVAKERAGRQETAFRYTQEKELSVFYWIDGQLGYALSANLPKQELGKIAGAVYAQLEQPR from the coding sequence ATGACAACGCAAGCCATCAGCGAAGCGCAATTGCACGCCCTGGCCGACGGCGTCCTGCCCGAGGAACAGCGCGCGGCCATCGATGACCACCTGCGCGCGCATCCCGACGATGCCGCCAGAGTCGGCGCCTGGCGCGAACAGAACCGGCAACTGCGCGCCCTGTTCGATCCCGTGCTGGACGAAGCCGTGCCGCCGACGCTGCTGCAAGCGACATCGCCAGCGGCGGCGAACGGCACCTGGCAGCGCCCCGCCATGCAGGCGGCAGCGGCCGTCGTGCTGGTGCTTGCTGGCGGCATGGGCGGCTGGCTGCTGCGCGGCGATGCCGGCGACAGCATCACCACCAGCGCCAGCCCCCTTGCCCTGGCGCGCAGCGCCGCCATCGCCCATGCCGTCTACACGCCCGAAGTGCGCCACCCCGTCGAGGTGGGCGCGGAACAGGAGGCGCACCTGGTGCAATGGCTGTCGAAACGCCTGGGTACGAAATTGCAGCCGCCCGCGCTGTCGCCGCTCGGTTATCGCTTGATCGGCGGACGCTTGCTGCCCGGCGATGGCGACGGCCCCGTGGCGCAATTCATGTATGAAGATGGCGGCGGCAAGCGCCTGACCCTGTACGTGGCGAAAGAGCGGGCCGGCAGGCAGGAAACGGCCTTCCGCTACACGCAGGAAAAGGAATTGAGCGTGTTTTACTGGATCGACGGCCAGCTCGGTTATGCCCTCTCGGCGAACCTGCCCAAGCAGGAACTGGGCAAGATCGCCGGCGCCGTGTACGCGCAGCTGGAACAGCCGCGTTAA
- a CDS encoding COG4315 family predicted lipoprotein, which yields MRFTTFAATALFTALSAPLAFAADVMPANGMLVNASGMTVYVFDKDVADSGKSACSGGCLVAWPAVIATEAAPAAPYGSIKREDNGAMQLTYKGKPLYLYKEDKKPGDVAGDNFKNVWHVVKP from the coding sequence ATGCGCTTTACCACTTTCGCCGCCACCGCCCTGTTCACCGCCTTGTCCGCCCCGCTGGCGTTCGCCGCCGACGTCATGCCCGCCAACGGCATGCTGGTCAACGCCAGCGGCATGACCGTCTACGTGTTCGACAAGGATGTCGCCGACAGCGGCAAGAGCGCCTGCAGCGGCGGCTGCCTGGTGGCCTGGCCCGCCGTCATCGCCACCGAAGCGGCGCCCGCCGCCCCGTATGGCAGCATCAAGCGCGAAGACAACGGCGCCATGCAGCTGACCTACAAGGGCAAGCCTCTGTACCTGTACAAGGAAGACAAGAAGCCGGGCGACGTGGCCGGCGACAATTTCAAGAACGTGTGGCACGTCGTCAAGCCGTAA
- the lspA gene encoding signal peptidase II yields the protein MATKNRFSSKSSSSASLVPWLGIAAIVILFDQITKITILKTFRYAQEMVITSYFNLVLAYNKGAAFSFLSDQGGWQRYFFTGIALAAAIYIIYLLKKHAGQRMFCWALALILGGALGNAIDRLMYGHVVDFLDFHWKSWGHFPAFNIADSAICIGAALFIIDELRRVNK from the coding sequence ATGGCCACTAAAAACCGTTTTTCATCGAAATCGTCATCGTCTGCGTCGCTCGTGCCATGGCTGGGCATTGCCGCCATCGTCATCCTGTTCGACCAGATCACCAAGATCACAATCCTGAAGACCTTCCGTTATGCGCAGGAGATGGTCATCACCTCGTATTTCAACCTGGTGCTCGCGTATAACAAGGGCGCCGCGTTCAGCTTCCTGTCCGACCAAGGCGGCTGGCAGCGCTATTTCTTCACCGGCATCGCCCTGGCGGCCGCCATCTACATCATCTATCTGCTGAAAAAGCACGCGGGCCAGCGCATGTTCTGCTGGGCCCTGGCGCTGATACTCGGCGGCGCGCTGGGCAACGCCATCGACCGCCTGATGTACGGCCACGTGGTCGACTTCCTCGACTTCCACTGGAAAAGCTGGGGCCATTTCCCCGCTTTCAATATCGCCGACAGCGCCATCTGCATCGGCGCGGCCCTGTTCATCATCGATGAACTGCGCCGGGTAAACAAATAG
- a CDS encoding DNA-3-methyladenine glycosylase 2, whose translation MTLLHWTLPLPAGYRRDDVIAFHSRDGEAVAEQVTETGLRKGILLQGVPVVLDVAFTDAAAICQADIDGDADLQTPLHGALLNILGLRIDPQPFAQLAAGDPLLAPLVSVNPGLRIVQSASPFEALTWAIIGQQINLPFAISLRRTFILQAGHRHGSGLWCYPEARDVARLEIEDLTSRKFSRAKAETVLRLARLVDEGELSLELPPSGDVAAISQALLAVKGIGPWTVNYALLRGYGYADCSLHGDVAIRAALQKLLGEVTKPDMARTEQWLRQYAPHRTMAAAHLWASLHPKNNPPARE comes from the coding sequence ATGACCCTGCTGCACTGGACCCTCCCCCTGCCCGCCGGCTACCGCCGCGACGACGTCATCGCCTTCCACAGCCGCGATGGCGAAGCCGTGGCCGAACAGGTCACCGAGACTGGCCTGCGCAAGGGCATCCTGCTGCAAGGCGTGCCGGTCGTGCTGGACGTGGCCTTCACGGACGCTGCGGCCATCTGCCAGGCAGACATCGATGGCGATGCGGACCTTCAAACGCCGCTGCACGGCGCCTTGTTGAACATCCTCGGCCTGCGCATCGACCCGCAACCGTTCGCGCAACTGGCCGCCGGCGACCCGCTGCTGGCGCCCTTGGTCAGCGTCAATCCGGGCCTGCGCATCGTGCAATCGGCCAGCCCGTTCGAGGCGCTGACCTGGGCCATCATCGGCCAGCAGATCAACCTGCCGTTCGCCATTTCCCTGCGCCGTACTTTCATTCTGCAGGCGGGACACCGGCACGGCAGCGGCCTGTGGTGCTATCCCGAGGCGCGCGACGTAGCCAGGCTGGAAATCGAGGATCTGACCAGCCGCAAATTCTCGCGCGCCAAGGCGGAAACCGTGCTGCGCCTGGCACGCCTCGTCGATGAGGGAGAACTGTCGCTGGAGCTGCCGCCTTCCGGTGACGTGGCGGCGATATCGCAAGCGCTGCTGGCCGTGAAGGGCATCGGCCCGTGGACCGTCAACTACGCGCTGCTGCGCGGCTACGGCTATGCCGACTGCTCGCTGCATGGCGACGTGGCCATCCGCGCCGCCCTGCAAAAGCTGCTCGGCGAAGTAACGAAACCGGACATGGCGCGCACGGAACAGTGGCTGCGCCAGTACGCCCCGCACCGCACCATGGCGGCGGCCCACCTGTGGGCCAGCCTGCATCCAAAAAATAATCCGCCAGCGCGGGAATAA
- the coaBC gene encoding bifunctional phosphopantothenoylcysteine decarboxylase/phosphopantothenate--cysteine ligase CoaBC produces MELSGKKIVLGLSGGVACYKAAELCRALTKAGASVQVVMTDAASHFITAVTMQALSGHPVHTSQWDARIANNMAHIDLTRHADAILIAPCSADFMRKLAHGVCDDLLSTLCLARPSHLPLLVAPAMNVEMWQNPATQRNVQQLRDDGIKLFGPAAGEQACGEVGLGRMLEPEQLLTELIASFQPKVLAGKRVLVTAGPTFEAIDPVRGITNLSSGKMGYAVARAAREAGAEVLLISGPTALDAPFGVRRIDVQSAQQMHDAVLAHVDGQHVFVAVAAVADWRVANASDQKMKKQADGSVPELQFAQNPDILATVAARTNLAGYPYCVGFAAESENLVEFGSTKREKKGIPLLVGNIGHNTFGQDDNTIILFDEEGHTVLPRASKLNLARQLISEISKRIAKNSLLK; encoded by the coding sequence ATGGAATTGTCCGGCAAAAAAATCGTCCTGGGACTGTCAGGCGGCGTCGCCTGCTACAAGGCGGCGGAACTGTGCCGCGCGCTGACCAAGGCCGGCGCCTCGGTGCAAGTGGTGATGACGGATGCGGCCAGCCACTTCATCACGGCCGTCACGATGCAGGCGCTGTCCGGCCACCCCGTGCACACGAGCCAGTGGGATGCGCGCATAGCCAACAACATGGCGCATATCGATTTGACGCGCCATGCGGACGCCATCCTGATCGCGCCGTGTTCGGCAGACTTCATGCGCAAGCTCGCGCATGGCGTGTGCGACGACCTGCTGTCGACCCTGTGCCTGGCCCGCCCATCCCACCTGCCCCTGCTGGTGGCGCCGGCCATGAACGTGGAAATGTGGCAGAACCCCGCCACGCAACGCAATGTGCAGCAGCTGCGCGACGACGGCATCAAGCTGTTCGGCCCGGCCGCCGGCGAACAGGCATGCGGCGAAGTTGGCCTGGGCCGCATGCTGGAACCGGAGCAATTGCTGACGGAACTGATCGCTTCCTTCCAGCCGAAAGTCCTGGCGGGCAAGCGCGTGCTGGTCACGGCCGGCCCCACGTTCGAAGCCATCGACCCCGTGCGCGGCATTACCAATCTGTCCTCGGGCAAGATGGGCTATGCGGTGGCGCGCGCGGCGCGCGAAGCGGGCGCCGAGGTGCTGCTCATTTCCGGCCCGACGGCCCTGGACGCGCCATTCGGCGTGCGCCGCATCGACGTGCAAAGCGCGCAGCAGATGCATGATGCCGTACTGGCCCACGTCGACGGCCAGCATGTCTTCGTCGCCGTGGCCGCCGTCGCCGACTGGCGCGTGGCCAACGCCAGCGACCAGAAGATGAAAAAGCAGGCCGACGGCTCCGTGCCCGAACTGCAGTTCGCGCAAAACCCCGACATCCTGGCCACCGTGGCGGCACGCACCAACCTGGCCGGCTATCCGTACTGCGTGGGCTTTGCCGCCGAATCGGAAAACCTCGTGGAATTCGGCTCGACCAAGCGTGAAAAAAAGGGCATTCCCCTCCTGGTCGGCAATATCGGCCACAACACGTTTGGCCAGGACGACAACACCATCATCCTGTTCGACGAAGAAGGCCATACCGTGCTGCCGCGCGCCTCGAAACTGAACCTGGCGCGCCAGCTGATTTCGGAAATCTCGAAGCGCATTGCCAAGAATTCGCTGCTCAAATAA
- a CDS encoding XdhC family protein yields MDSIDLEVLKTSAAWLAAGHRCELVTVIKTWGSSPRPVGATLAICDDGTVVGSVSGGCIEDDLIDTVRVHGIVRTQPEIVSYGISADEAHRFGLPCGGTIELAIEPLHADSKVAELLARLEAHELVERRLDLDTGAVTLRRATPGAVLALEDGMLTTQHGPRWRLLIIGASQLSRFVAQIATAMDYHVIVCDPREEYRGGWNVPGVPLLHAMPDDLVLELKLDSRSAVVALTHDPKLDDLALMEALKSPAFYVGAIGSRANNAKRRERLLQFDVSAEQLARLHGPIGLYIGSKTPAEIAISILAELTAVKNGVPDALQIQHAAALSPPTTDICALR; encoded by the coding sequence ATGGACAGCATCGACCTTGAAGTTCTGAAAACCAGCGCCGCCTGGCTGGCCGCCGGCCACCGCTGCGAACTCGTCACCGTCATCAAGACGTGGGGTTCCAGCCCCCGCCCCGTGGGCGCCACCCTGGCTATCTGCGACGATGGCACGGTGGTCGGTTCCGTTTCCGGCGGCTGCATCGAAGATGATTTGATCGATACCGTGCGCGTGCACGGCATCGTGCGCACGCAGCCGGAAATCGTCAGCTACGGCATCAGCGCGGACGAGGCACACCGCTTCGGCCTGCCCTGCGGCGGCACCATCGAACTGGCCATCGAACCGCTGCATGCGGACAGCAAGGTGGCCGAACTGCTGGCGCGCCTGGAAGCGCATGAACTGGTCGAACGCCGCCTGGATCTCGATACCGGCGCCGTCACCCTGCGGCGCGCCACGCCGGGGGCCGTGCTGGCCCTGGAAGATGGCATGCTCACCACCCAGCACGGCCCCCGCTGGCGCTTGCTGATCATCGGCGCCAGCCAGCTGTCGCGCTTTGTGGCGCAGATCGCCACGGCCATGGACTACCACGTCATCGTCTGCGACCCGCGCGAGGAATACCGGGGCGGCTGGAACGTGCCCGGCGTGCCCCTGCTGCACGCCATGCCGGACGACCTCGTGCTCGAACTCAAGCTCGATAGCCGCAGCGCCGTCGTCGCCCTCACGCACGACCCCAAGCTCGACGACCTGGCCCTGATGGAAGCGTTGAAATCGCCGGCGTTCTACGTGGGCGCGATCGGCTCGCGCGCGAATAACGCCAAGCGCCGCGAACGGCTGCTGCAGTTCGACGTCAGCGCAGAACAGCTGGCGCGCCTGCATGGACCCATCGGCCTGTACATCGGCAGCAAGACGCCGGCCGAAATCGCCATTTCCATCCTGGCCGAACTGACGGCCGTGAAAAATGGCGTGCCCGACGCCCTGCAGATCCAGCACGCGGCGGCCCTGAGCCCGCCCACCACGGACATCTGCGCGCTAAGGTAA